The genomic region TACCGCTGGTGCTTTTCATCACCGCCGCCGACCGCCTCGGCCGCTACGTGGCGGCGATGACCCCCGCCCTGGAGCTCGCGGCCCGCCACTTCTGGCCGGGGCCGCTGACTATCGTCGCCCGCGCGCGCGAAGACGCGCCCGCGGCGCTGGTGTCACAAGGCACGATCGGCATCAGAATCCCGCGCCATCCGCTCGCGCTGCGCCTGGTGGACGAGTGCGGCGGCGCGCTCGCCACCACCAGCGCCAACCTCAGCGGCCGCGGCAGCACCGGCGATCCGCAGGTGGTGTGGTCACAGCTCACAGGCAGGATCGCCCTGCTGCTGGATGCAGGACGCACGCGCGGAGGCGTGGAATCCACAGTCGTTGACTTTACCGCGCATCCGCCCGCCATCCTGCGCGCGGGCGCCATTGGCGCCGACGAGCTGAGCGCCGTCATCGGGCGCCTCGGCAAGTAGGGGCGGCGTGCGGGCGTGACTTCGCTGAGGTCGCGGCTATCTTGCCCCGACCGGTCGGGCCGCCTATCCGGTAACCGCCCACGGCAATCTCATTCGAGGGAACGCGAACCTA from Armatimonadota bacterium harbors:
- a CDS encoding L-threonylcarbamoyladenylate synthase encodes the protein MIETQVLRVDPAEPAGAALRQAAALIGAGDLVAFPTDTVYGIGCRPDDARAVAAVYEAKGRPRRVPLVLFITAADRLGRYVAAMTPALELAARHFWPGPLTIVARAREDAPAALVSQGTIGIRIPRHPLALRLVDECGGALATTSANLSGRGSTGDPQVVWSQLTGRIALLLDAGRTRGGVESTVVDFTAHPPAILRAGAIGADELSAVIGRLGK